The following proteins are co-located in the Micromonospora coriariae genome:
- the dusB gene encoding tRNA dihydrouridine synthase DusB, with the protein MTSSTVGPLNLGRYQVWPPVVLAPMAGITNVGFRRLCREQGGGIYVCEMITTRALVERNPKTLRMIAFGDDEQPRSLQLYGTDPEITAAAVRIVVERNLADHIDLNFGCPVPKVTRRGGGAALPWRRRLFARLVRAAVDAASPAGVPVTVKMRKGIDDDHLTYVEAGLAAQDAGVAAVALHGRTAAQRYSGTADWDAIASLKQALEVPVLGNGDIWEADDALRMVAHTGVDGVVIGRGCLGRPWLFADLEAAFNGRPERRLPSLGEVAVTMRRHAELLVDQFVAGARNPARGERDGCTDFRKHVAWYLKGFPVGGELRRSLAMIESLAQLDDLLGKLDPAEPFPTAALGQPRGRTNSPGKVFLPDGWLANRDDDAVPEGAELDDSGG; encoded by the coding sequence GTGACTTCGTCGACCGTGGGCCCGTTGAACCTTGGGCGGTATCAGGTGTGGCCGCCGGTCGTGCTCGCGCCGATGGCCGGGATTACGAACGTCGGGTTCCGCCGGCTCTGCCGGGAGCAGGGCGGCGGCATCTACGTCTGCGAGATGATCACCACGCGGGCGCTGGTCGAGCGGAACCCGAAGACGCTGCGCATGATCGCGTTCGGCGACGACGAGCAGCCGCGCAGCCTCCAGCTCTACGGCACCGATCCGGAGATCACCGCCGCCGCCGTGCGGATCGTCGTGGAGCGCAACCTGGCCGATCACATCGACCTCAACTTCGGCTGCCCGGTGCCCAAGGTGACCCGCCGGGGTGGCGGCGCGGCGTTGCCGTGGCGGCGCCGGCTCTTCGCCCGGCTGGTGAGGGCCGCGGTGGACGCCGCGTCACCGGCCGGAGTGCCGGTCACGGTGAAGATGCGCAAGGGCATCGACGACGACCACCTGACGTACGTCGAGGCCGGGCTCGCCGCCCAGGACGCCGGGGTCGCCGCGGTGGCCCTGCACGGGCGGACGGCCGCGCAGCGCTACTCGGGCACCGCCGACTGGGACGCCATCGCCAGCCTCAAGCAGGCTCTCGAAGTGCCGGTGCTCGGCAACGGCGACATCTGGGAGGCCGACGACGCGCTCCGGATGGTCGCGCACACCGGGGTCGACGGTGTGGTGATCGGGCGGGGCTGCCTGGGCCGACCGTGGCTCTTCGCCGACCTGGAGGCGGCCTTCAACGGTCGGCCGGAGCGGCGGCTGCCCAGCCTCGGCGAGGTGGCGGTGACCATGCGCCGGCACGCTGAGCTGCTGGTCGACCAGTTCGTCGCGGGGGCGCGCAATCCGGCCCGTGGTGAGCGGGACGGATGCACCGACTTCCGCAAGCACGTCGCCTGGTATCTCAAGGGCTTTCCGGTCGGCGGTGAGCTGCGCCGCTCGCTGGCGATGATCGAAAGCCTGGCCCAGCTCGACGACCTGCTCGGCAAGCTCGACCCGGCGGAGCCGTTCCCGACCGCGGCTCTCGGTCAGCCGCGCGGCCGGACGAACTCTCCGGGCAAGGTCTTCCTGCCCGACGGTTGGCTCGCGAACCGGGACGACGACGCTGTCCCCGAGGGTGCGGAGCTGGACGACTCCGGCGGCTGA
- a CDS encoding C39 family peptidase, with protein sequence MRTDLIRKTALTAAGLAFTGGAIAGPVTAAYAMSDAKPATQTQTDRKGHGDRELNVRYEAQPNFYYCGPAATRNALSVQGKNIDVDAMAKEMGTTEAGTNSINDITPVLNKETGKNAYHSVEISSSSADDKQTDKLRGDIVHTVDEGRAVVANIAGTTTDVDGAVHSFEGGHYISVVGYRDGGETVKIADSADPNMASYWISVDNLADWIATRGYSAS encoded by the coding sequence ATGCGTACCGATCTGATCCGCAAGACCGCCCTGACCGCTGCCGGCCTCGCCTTCACCGGCGGTGCCATCGCCGGCCCCGTGACCGCCGCGTACGCCATGTCGGACGCCAAGCCGGCCACGCAGACCCAGACCGACCGCAAGGGCCACGGCGACCGCGAGCTGAACGTCCGCTACGAGGCGCAGCCCAACTTCTACTACTGCGGCCCGGCCGCCACGCGTAACGCCCTGTCCGTGCAGGGCAAGAACATCGACGTGGACGCCATGGCCAAGGAGATGGGCACCACCGAGGCCGGCACCAACTCGATCAACGACATCACCCCGGTGCTGAACAAGGAGACCGGCAAGAACGCGTACCACAGCGTCGAGATCAGCAGCTCCAGCGCTGACGACAAGCAGACCGACAAGCTGCGCGGCGACATCGTGCACACCGTGGACGAGGGCCGGGCCGTGGTCGCGAACATCGCCGGCACCACCACCGACGTCGACGGCGCCGTCCACTCGTTCGAGGGCGGGCACTACATCAGCGTCGTGGGCTACCGCGACGGCGGCGAGACGGTGAAGATCGCCGACTCCGCCGACCCGAACATGGCCTCGTACTGGATCAGCGTGGACAACCTGGCCGACTGGATCGCCACCCGCGGCTACTCGGCCTCCTGA
- the ppdK gene encoding pyruvate, phosphate dikinase, which translates to MAAQETVDHKYVYDFTEGNKDLKDLLGGKGANLAEMTNLGLPVPPGFTITTEACQAYLATGREPDGLAGQIEAHLESLERAMGKRLGDPQDPLLVSVRSGAKFSMPGMMETVLNVGLNDQSVVGLSAQAGGNERFAWDSYRRLIQMFGKTVCEVPGEEFEHALDDIKRAKGTHNDLDLDAEDLRGLVDTYKKIFLKHTGREFPQQPREQLDLAIRAVFESWNAERAVLYRRQERIPADLGTAVNVVTMVFGNLGPDSGTGVAFTRDPASGAQGIYGDYLANAQGEDVVAGIRNTVPLQELEQLDKKSYDELLSFMARLEGHYRDLCDIEFTIERGKLWMLQTRVGKRTAAAAFVIAGQLVDEGLIDLDEALHRVNGAQLAQLMFPRFQLDHEFQPVAKGIGASPGAASGTVVFTSARAVELAAEGESVILVRRETNPDDLNGMIAAKGILTSRGGKTSHAAVVARGMGKTCVSGADEIDVNVPAKRFTVAGQTVSEGDVVSIDGTTGKVYLGEVPVMPSEVVQYFEGSLDPEHIDNALVRAVHRIMTHADGRRRLAVRTNADTGADAARARRFGAEGIGLCRTEHMFLGDRRELVERLILARAEGERDAALAALLPLQRADFEEIFREMDGLPVTVRLIDPPLHEFLPPLEQLAVNVAVAQERGEDVAKEEALLAAVRRMHEENPMLGLRGVRLGLVIPGLFAMQVRAIAEAAVACARGGGTAKPEIMVPLVGAVQELETVRAEAEKIIAEVVGDSGVEVLIGTMIEVPRAALTAGQIAEAAEFFSFGTNDLTQMGWGFSRDDVEGAFFWRYLELGIFGISPFESIDRDGVGRLVRIAAEEGRAARPGLKLGVCGEHGGDPDSVHFFHEVGLDYVSCSPFRVPVARLEAGRAAVETDGSDSR; encoded by the coding sequence GTGGCAGCGCAAGAGACCGTCGATCACAAGTACGTCTACGACTTCACCGAGGGCAACAAGGACCTCAAGGACCTGCTCGGCGGCAAGGGCGCCAACCTCGCCGAGATGACCAACCTCGGTCTGCCCGTTCCGCCCGGCTTCACCATCACCACCGAGGCCTGCCAGGCGTACCTCGCGACCGGCCGGGAGCCGGACGGGCTCGCCGGCCAGATCGAGGCGCACCTGGAATCGCTGGAGCGCGCGATGGGCAAGCGCCTCGGTGACCCGCAGGACCCGCTGCTGGTCTCCGTTCGCTCCGGCGCCAAGTTCTCCATGCCCGGCATGATGGAGACCGTCCTCAACGTCGGCCTCAACGACCAGAGCGTGGTCGGCCTCTCCGCGCAGGCCGGGGGGAACGAGAGGTTCGCCTGGGACTCCTACCGCCGCCTCATCCAGATGTTCGGCAAGACCGTCTGCGAGGTGCCCGGCGAGGAGTTCGAGCACGCCCTCGACGACATCAAGCGCGCCAAGGGCACCCACAACGACCTGGACCTGGACGCCGAGGACCTGCGCGGCCTGGTCGACACGTACAAGAAGATCTTCCTCAAGCACACCGGCCGGGAGTTCCCGCAGCAGCCGCGTGAACAGCTCGACCTGGCCATCCGGGCGGTCTTCGAGTCGTGGAACGCCGAGCGCGCGGTGCTCTACCGCCGCCAGGAGCGCATCCCGGCCGATCTCGGCACCGCGGTCAACGTGGTGACCATGGTCTTCGGAAACCTCGGCCCCGATTCCGGTACCGGCGTCGCGTTCACCCGTGACCCGGCCAGCGGCGCCCAGGGCATCTACGGCGACTACCTGGCCAACGCCCAGGGTGAGGACGTGGTCGCCGGCATCCGCAACACTGTGCCGTTGCAGGAGCTGGAGCAGCTCGACAAGAAGTCCTACGACGAACTGCTCTCGTTCATGGCTCGGCTGGAGGGGCACTACCGGGACCTCTGCGACATCGAGTTCACCATCGAGCGCGGCAAGCTGTGGATGTTGCAGACCCGGGTCGGCAAGCGCACCGCCGCCGCCGCGTTCGTGATCGCCGGGCAGCTCGTCGACGAGGGTCTGATCGACCTGGACGAGGCGCTGCACCGGGTCAACGGCGCGCAGTTGGCCCAGCTGATGTTCCCCCGCTTCCAGCTCGACCACGAGTTCCAGCCGGTCGCCAAGGGCATCGGCGCCTCGCCCGGCGCGGCGTCCGGCACTGTGGTCTTCACCTCCGCCCGGGCCGTCGAGCTGGCCGCCGAGGGCGAGTCGGTGATCCTGGTTCGTCGGGAGACCAACCCGGACGACCTGAACGGCATGATCGCCGCCAAGGGCATCCTCACGTCGCGCGGTGGCAAGACCAGCCACGCCGCCGTGGTGGCCCGGGGGATGGGCAAGACCTGCGTGTCCGGGGCCGACGAGATCGACGTGAACGTGCCGGCGAAGCGGTTCACGGTGGCCGGGCAGACCGTGAGCGAGGGCGACGTCGTCTCCATCGACGGCACCACCGGCAAGGTCTACCTGGGTGAGGTGCCGGTCATGCCGTCGGAGGTGGTGCAGTACTTCGAGGGCAGTCTCGACCCGGAGCACATCGACAACGCGCTGGTCCGGGCCGTACACCGGATCATGACGCACGCCGACGGCCGGCGGCGGCTCGCGGTCCGCACGAACGCCGACACCGGTGCGGACGCCGCCCGGGCCCGGCGCTTCGGCGCCGAGGGCATCGGGCTGTGCCGCACCGAACACATGTTCCTGGGTGACCGGCGGGAGCTGGTCGAGCGGTTGATCCTGGCCCGAGCCGAGGGCGAGCGGGACGCGGCGCTGGCGGCGCTGCTGCCGTTGCAGCGGGCCGACTTCGAGGAGATCTTCCGCGAGATGGACGGCCTGCCGGTGACCGTCCGGCTGATCGACCCGCCGCTGCACGAGTTCCTGCCGCCGCTGGAACAGCTCGCGGTCAACGTCGCGGTCGCCCAGGAGCGCGGCGAGGACGTGGCCAAGGAGGAGGCGCTGCTCGCCGCCGTCCGGCGGATGCACGAGGAGAACCCGATGCTCGGGCTCCGGGGTGTCCGCCTCGGCCTGGTCATCCCCGGCCTGTTCGCGATGCAGGTACGGGCCATCGCCGAGGCGGCCGTAGCCTGCGCCCGCGGCGGTGGGACCGCCAAGCCGGAGATCATGGTGCCGCTGGTCGGCGCCGTGCAGGAGCTGGAGACGGTGCGCGCCGAGGCCGAGAAGATCATCGCCGAGGTGGTCGGGGACAGCGGCGTCGAGGTGTTGATCGGCACCATGATCGAGGTGCCCCGGGCGGCGCTGACCGCCGGGCAGATCGCTGAGGCGGCCGAGTTCTTCTCCTTCGGCACCAACGACCTCACCCAGATGGGCTGGGGCTTCTCCCGGGACGACGTCGAGGGCGCGTTCTTCTGGCGCTACCTGGAGCTGGGCATCTTCGGCATCTCGCCGTTCGAGTCGATCGACCGCGACGGCGTCGGCCGGCTGGTGCGGATCGCCGCCGAGGAGGGCCGGGCCGCGCGGCCCGGGCTGAAGCTCGGCGTCTGCGGTGAGCACGGCGGCGACCCCGACTCGGTGCACTTCTTCCACGAGGTTGGCCTGGACTACGTCTCCTGCTCGCCGTTCCGCGTGCCGGTGGCCCGGCTGGAGGCCGGCCGGGCGGCGGTGGAGACCGACGGCTCGGACAGTCGCTGA
- a CDS encoding roadblock/LC7 domain-containing protein, translating to MDADMVVGTELRGLRRRRPEVAGTVLAGTDGLLISSDLPSTDATHLAALAAASFGLGNRVADTARRGEFRESVVRTTAGCVVTYPAGRTALLTLVTVTSAGDLEALHEEARAVARRAGSVLDNRDAGAPASAVPDAHAPLAVRTPMATLPAQLRRSARPTWRRPPI from the coding sequence GTGGACGCAGACATGGTGGTCGGAACGGAGCTACGCGGGCTGCGTAGGCGCCGCCCCGAGGTCGCGGGGACCGTCCTGGCCGGCACCGACGGGCTGCTCATCTCCAGTGACCTTCCCAGCACCGACGCCACCCACCTCGCCGCGCTCGCCGCGGCGAGCTTCGGTCTGGGTAACCGGGTGGCGGACACGGCCCGGCGGGGCGAGTTCCGGGAGTCGGTGGTGCGCACCACCGCCGGCTGCGTGGTCACCTACCCGGCCGGGCGCACCGCCCTGCTGACCCTGGTCACCGTCACGTCGGCAGGCGACCTGGAGGCGCTGCACGAGGAGGCCCGGGCGGTGGCCCGCCGGGCCGGCTCGGTGCTGGACAACCGGGACGCCGGGGCCCCTGCCTCCGCCGTACCGGACGCGCACGCGCCGCTGGCCGTGCGTACCCCGATGGCCACCCTGCCGGCGCAGTTGCGCCGCTCGGCCCGGCCCACCTGGCGTCGCCCGCCGATCTGA
- a CDS encoding VOC family protein produces MSSVWESLTVDARDPARLARWWAEALGYQVVAEEPDGVEIRQSADRRPSLFFARVADGKERKNRLHLDLRPADQEAEVERLVDMGARHVDIGQGDVEWTVLADPEGNEFCVLREREE; encoded by the coding sequence ATGAGCAGCGTCTGGGAGAGCCTGACCGTCGACGCCCGCGATCCGGCCCGACTCGCCCGCTGGTGGGCGGAGGCGCTCGGCTATCAGGTCGTCGCCGAGGAGCCGGACGGCGTGGAGATCCGCCAGTCCGCGGACCGGCGTCCCTCCTTGTTCTTCGCGCGGGTGGCCGACGGCAAGGAGCGGAAGAACCGGCTGCACCTCGACCTGCGCCCAGCCGACCAGGAAGCCGAGGTCGAGCGGCTGGTCGACATGGGCGCCCGGCACGTCGACATCGGCCAGGGTGACGTGGAGTGGACGGTGCTGGCCGACCCGGAGGGCAACGAATTCTGCGTTCTTCGTGAGCGCGAGGAGTGA
- a CDS encoding deoxyguanosinetriphosphate triphosphohydrolase: MTAAPSAADARLVEEAPKDTGHRRSPYERDRARVLHSAAFRRLATKTQVHTAGTDDFLRTRLTHSLEVAQIAREMGARLGCDPDVVDVAGLAHDLGHPPFGHNGEAALDLLATSCGGFEGNAQTLRVLTRLEAKVLAPDGSSAGLNLTRASLDAIGKYPWPRRPGQRKFGVYADDVPVFDWIRVGAPGDRRCLEAQVMDWADDVAYSVHDVEDGIHGGYVSLRPLLADADERAALCADVAATYSGESPADLGEVLVELLADPLLAPLAGYDGSHRAQAALKATTSGLTGRFVSAAVAATEERFGPGPHRRYAADLVVPRLVRAHCALLKGIALRYVMRRAGFRGRYERQRAMLAELVAALVRRAPDGLDPVFAPLWRAAPDDAARLRVVIDQVASLTDPAAVTWHTRLVGGNPPLASDGAA; encoded by the coding sequence TTGACCGCAGCGCCATCCGCGGCGGACGCCCGGCTGGTCGAGGAGGCCCCCAAGGACACCGGCCACCGTCGGTCACCGTACGAGCGTGACCGCGCCCGGGTGCTGCACTCCGCGGCGTTCCGTCGACTGGCCACGAAGACGCAGGTGCACACCGCCGGCACGGACGACTTCCTGCGTACCCGGCTGACGCACTCGCTGGAGGTCGCCCAGATCGCCCGGGAGATGGGTGCCCGGCTGGGCTGCGACCCCGACGTGGTGGACGTCGCCGGGCTCGCCCACGACCTCGGGCACCCGCCGTTCGGGCACAACGGCGAGGCGGCCCTGGACCTGCTCGCCACGTCCTGCGGCGGCTTCGAGGGCAACGCGCAGACGCTGCGGGTGTTGACCCGGCTGGAGGCGAAGGTGCTCGCCCCGGACGGCTCGTCCGCCGGGCTGAACCTGACCCGCGCCTCGCTCGACGCGATCGGCAAGTACCCCTGGCCACGCCGGCCGGGACAGCGGAAGTTCGGGGTGTACGCCGACGACGTGCCGGTCTTCGACTGGATCCGGGTTGGCGCGCCCGGCGACCGGCGCTGCCTGGAGGCGCAGGTGATGGACTGGGCCGACGACGTCGCGTACTCGGTGCACGACGTGGAGGACGGCATCCACGGCGGGTACGTCTCGCTGCGCCCGCTGCTCGCCGACGCCGACGAGCGGGCCGCCCTCTGCGCCGACGTGGCCGCCACCTACTCCGGGGAGTCCCCGGCCGACCTGGGCGAGGTGCTGGTCGAGCTGCTGGCCGACCCGCTGCTCGCCCCGCTCGCCGGGTACGACGGCAGTCACCGTGCGCAGGCCGCGTTGAAGGCCACCACCAGCGGACTGACCGGTCGGTTCGTCTCCGCGGCGGTGGCTGCCACCGAGGAGCGGTTCGGCCCCGGCCCGCACCGTCGCTACGCGGCCGATCTGGTGGTGCCGCGGCTGGTCCGGGCCCACTGCGCTCTGCTCAAGGGCATCGCGCTGCGCTATGTGATGCGTCGTGCCGGCTTCCGGGGCCGCTACGAGCGGCAGCGGGCGATGCTCGCCGAGCTGGTGGCCGCGCTGGTCCGGCGGGCGCCGGACGGGCTCGATCCGGTCTTCGCCCCGCTGTGGCGGGCCGCGCCGGACGACGCCGCCCGGCTGCGGGTGGTGATCGACCAGGTCGCCTCGCTCACCGACCCGGCGGCCGTGACCTGGCACACCCGTCTGGTCGGCGGCAACCCACCGCTGGCGAGCGACGGCGCAGCTTAG
- a CDS encoding siderophore-interacting protein translates to MTERPRNVTSVRVLRTERPTPHLIRLVLGGDELRDLPLGEFTDHYIKVVFPQPGVAYPQPLDLAEIRRDLPREQWPRLRAYTVRRWDPLAEELTVDVVHHGDEGLAGPWAATLRPGDPVHFVGPGGAYAPSPDADWHLLVGDESALPAIGAALERLPLGAPAHVFVEVADPADEQKLLSPGAVQLTWLHRGERPVGAALVAAVRELEFPPGQVHAFVHGEATFVRELRRLLRTERGLAADQLSISGYWRRGMDDEGWRSTKADWNRQVAAEEATAA, encoded by the coding sequence ATGACGGAACGCCCCAGGAACGTCACCTCGGTCCGGGTGCTGCGCACCGAGCGGCCCACCCCGCACCTCATCCGGCTCGTCCTCGGCGGGGACGAACTGCGCGACCTGCCGTTGGGCGAGTTCACCGACCACTACATCAAGGTGGTCTTCCCGCAGCCGGGCGTCGCGTACCCGCAGCCGCTGGACCTCGCCGAGATCCGCCGGGACCTGCCCCGGGAGCAGTGGCCCCGGCTCCGTGCGTACACCGTGCGGCGCTGGGACCCGCTCGCCGAGGAGCTGACCGTCGACGTGGTGCACCACGGCGACGAGGGGCTGGCCGGGCCGTGGGCGGCCACGCTGCGCCCGGGCGATCCGGTGCACTTCGTCGGCCCCGGCGGGGCGTACGCCCCGAGCCCGGACGCGGACTGGCACCTGCTGGTCGGCGACGAGAGCGCCCTGCCGGCGATCGGCGCCGCCCTGGAACGGCTGCCGCTGGGCGCCCCGGCGCACGTCTTCGTGGAGGTCGCCGACCCGGCGGACGAGCAGAAACTGCTCAGTCCCGGTGCGGTTCAGCTCACCTGGCTGCACCGAGGCGAGCGCCCGGTGGGTGCCGCGCTGGTGGCGGCGGTCCGGGAGTTGGAGTTCCCGCCGGGTCAGGTGCACGCCTTCGTCCACGGCGAGGCGACCTTCGTCCGGGAGCTGCGCCGGTTGCTGCGCACCGAGCGGGGGTTGGCCGCCGATCAGCTCTCCATCTCCGGCTACTGGCGGCGCGGCATGGACGACGAGGGCTGGCGCTCGACCAAGGCCGACTGGAACCGCCAGGTGGCTGCCGAGGAGGCCACGGCCGCCTGA
- a CDS encoding low temperature requirement protein A, with translation MRRVRTVSARVPGWLTGWLGVRGPAPLTDEAGHRHATWLELFLDVIFVYALAAVVARLGTDSTPTLSAMLAVSGLFVVVQWAWMGQVYYDTRFDPDDLPHRLLVLVALVGAGAMTLGVDEVPESPLLPIGYLIVRGVLLLLYLRARPTSPQARMVTSVYLLGFGLGWLIWLVSLAVPTTLRPVLWIIAMVIELATPWVGRRWLEKWPVDRRHLPERIGQFTIIVLGSALASLLFAVPDHPRPHMILTAGLAFVVPAAVWWVYTTFVTTGLVTTRLRGGQAYTYLHIPLGGSLLLLGWSLGQAVRLVDTGATRLPLEVRLLLSASVVVWTLCGLGLYALSARPSRARVAIAGYGVVSVSLIGATVREPRLLLFLIAVAIVGYAVLLNRPLTAVREEWNRRSGG, from the coding sequence ATGCGCAGGGTACGGACCGTCAGCGCCCGCGTGCCGGGATGGTTGACCGGTTGGCTGGGCGTACGCGGGCCCGCGCCGCTGACGGACGAGGCCGGGCACCGGCACGCCACCTGGCTGGAACTCTTCCTGGACGTCATCTTCGTGTACGCGCTGGCGGCGGTGGTGGCCCGGCTGGGCACCGATTCGACCCCGACGCTGAGCGCCATGCTGGCCGTGAGTGGGCTCTTCGTGGTGGTGCAGTGGGCCTGGATGGGGCAGGTCTACTACGACACCCGATTCGACCCGGACGACCTGCCGCACCGGTTGTTGGTGCTGGTCGCACTGGTCGGCGCCGGCGCGATGACGCTCGGCGTGGACGAGGTGCCGGAGAGCCCGCTGCTGCCGATCGGCTACCTGATCGTCCGGGGCGTACTGCTCCTGCTCTACCTGCGGGCCCGGCCGACCAGCCCGCAGGCCCGCATGGTGACCTCGGTCTACCTGCTCGGCTTCGGGCTGGGCTGGCTGATCTGGCTGGTCTCGCTGGCCGTGCCGACCACGCTGCGCCCGGTGCTGTGGATCATCGCGATGGTGATCGAGCTGGCCACGCCCTGGGTCGGCAGGCGCTGGCTCGAAAAGTGGCCGGTCGACCGCCGGCACCTGCCGGAGCGGATCGGGCAGTTCACCATCATCGTGCTGGGCAGTGCGCTGGCCAGCCTGCTCTTCGCGGTGCCGGACCACCCACGGCCGCACATGATCCTCACCGCCGGGTTGGCCTTCGTGGTGCCGGCCGCGGTCTGGTGGGTCTACACCACCTTCGTCACCACCGGCCTGGTGACGACCCGCCTGCGCGGCGGGCAGGCGTACACCTACCTGCACATCCCGCTCGGTGGTTCGTTGCTGCTGCTCGGCTGGTCGCTCGGGCAGGCGGTCCGGCTGGTCGACACCGGCGCGACACGGCTGCCGCTGGAGGTGCGGCTGCTGCTGAGCGCCTCGGTGGTGGTCTGGACGCTGTGCGGGCTCGGCCTGTACGCGCTCTCGGCCCGACCGAGCCGGGCCCGGGTGGCGATCGCCGGCTACGGGGTGGTCTCGGTCAGCCTGATCGGCGCGACGGTACGCGAGCCGCGGCTGCTGCTGTTCCTGATCGCCGTGGCGATCGTCGGGTACGCCGTGCTGCTCAACCGGCCGCTCACCGCGGTCCGCGAGGAGTGGAATCGCCGGTCCGGCGGCTGA
- the dnaG gene encoding DNA primase — MAGRIRDEDIALVRERTSIGDVISETVTLKSAGGGNLKGLCPFHDEKSPSFNVSPARNVWYCFGCGAGGDAIKFLMDAEHLSFVESVERLAGRAGIQLRYVEDDKGTPRPRPQQGQRQRLVAAHAAAVEFYRAQLSTAGARPAREFLAQRGFDRAAAERYGCGFAPEGWDLLTKHLRQQGFSHQELVTAGLSRESRSGTLIDRFRRRLLWPIRDLAGDAIGFGARKLFDDDDGPKYLNTPETPIYKKSHVLYGIDQAKREIAKQGRAVIVEGYTDVMACHLAGVTTAVATCGTAFGADHIGVLRRLLLDTDSVAGEIIFTFDGDAAGQKAALRAFSDDQRFVGRTFIAVSPDNMDPCELRLAKGDLAVRDLVARREPLVDFALRHVISRYDLDTVDGRVEAMRRAAPLVAQLKDREKRPEYVRKLAMDLGMEIEPVQRAVLAAASAPPPNARDAASAPAARPAAARPEPALDSPQSMVEREALKLALQQPVLAGPMFDAIEATEYRHPVHVAVRAAIAAAGGAASATSGAVWIESVRDACDDLASAALVGELAVEPLRIDGEPDPRYVSITMARVQFGSVTARIRELKSRIQRINPVNNKDEYFAAFGELLSLEQHARALREQAAGGL, encoded by the coding sequence ATGGCTGGGCGGATCCGGGACGAGGACATCGCACTGGTCCGGGAACGCACCTCGATCGGGGATGTGATCTCCGAGACCGTCACGCTGAAGTCGGCGGGGGGTGGCAACCTCAAGGGCCTGTGCCCCTTCCACGACGAGAAGAGCCCGTCGTTCAACGTCTCCCCGGCCCGCAACGTCTGGTACTGCTTCGGCTGCGGGGCCGGCGGCGACGCGATCAAGTTCCTGATGGACGCCGAGCACCTCAGCTTCGTCGAGTCCGTCGAGCGACTGGCCGGTCGCGCCGGCATCCAGCTGCGCTACGTCGAGGACGACAAGGGCACCCCGCGCCCGCGTCCCCAGCAGGGCCAGCGCCAGCGCCTGGTGGCCGCGCACGCCGCCGCGGTCGAGTTCTACCGGGCGCAGCTCAGCACCGCGGGCGCCCGGCCGGCGCGGGAGTTCCTGGCCCAGCGCGGCTTCGACCGGGCCGCCGCCGAGCGCTACGGCTGCGGCTTCGCGCCGGAAGGTTGGGACCTGCTCACCAAGCACCTTCGCCAACAGGGCTTCAGCCACCAGGAGCTGGTCACCGCCGGGCTGTCCCGCGAGTCCCGCTCCGGCACGCTGATCGACCGGTTCCGCCGCCGGCTGCTCTGGCCGATCCGCGACCTCGCCGGTGACGCGATCGGCTTCGGTGCCCGCAAGCTCTTCGACGACGACGACGGGCCGAAGTACCTGAACACGCCCGAGACGCCGATCTACAAGAAGTCGCACGTGCTCTACGGCATCGACCAGGCCAAGCGGGAGATCGCCAAGCAGGGCCGCGCGGTGATCGTCGAGGGTTACACCGACGTGATGGCGTGCCACCTGGCGGGCGTGACCACTGCGGTGGCGACCTGCGGCACGGCGTTCGGCGCCGACCACATCGGGGTGCTGCGCCGGCTCCTGCTGGACACCGACTCGGTGGCCGGGGAGATCATCTTCACCTTCGACGGGGACGCCGCCGGGCAGAAGGCGGCGCTCCGCGCCTTCTCCGACGACCAACGGTTCGTGGGCCGGACGTTCATCGCGGTCAGCCCCGACAACATGGATCCGTGCGAGCTGCGCCTGGCCAAGGGTGACCTGGCGGTCCGCGACCTGGTCGCCCGGCGCGAGCCGCTGGTCGACTTCGCGCTGCGGCACGTGATCAGCCGGTACGACCTGGACACGGTTGACGGCCGGGTCGAGGCGATGCGCCGTGCCGCGCCGCTGGTCGCGCAGCTCAAGGACCGGGAGAAGCGCCCGGAGTACGTCCGCAAGCTCGCCATGGACCTCGGCATGGAGATCGAGCCGGTGCAGCGGGCGGTCCTCGCGGCCGCCTCCGCCCCGCCGCCCAACGCCCGGGACGCCGCATCCGCACCCGCGGCCCGGCCCGCCGCGGCCCGCCCGGAGCCGGCGCTGGACAGCCCGCAGTCGATGGTCGAGCGGGAGGCGTTGAAGCTCGCTCTCCAGCAGCCGGTGCTGGCCGGGCCCATGTTCGACGCGATCGAGGCCACGGAGTACCGCCACCCGGTGCACGTCGCGGTGCGCGCGGCCATCGCGGCGGCCGGCGGGGCCGCGTCGGCGACGAGCGGCGCGGTCTGGATCGAGTCCGTCCGCGACGCCTGCGACGACCTGGCGTCCGCGGCACTCGTCGGCGAACTGGCCGTGGAGCCACTGCGGATCGACGGTGAACCGGACCCGCGCTACGTGTCGATCACGATGGCCCGGGTGCAGTTCGGGTCGGTGACGGCCCGCATCCGGGAGCTCAAGTCGCGGATCCAGCGCATCAACCCGGTCAACAACAAGGACGAGTACTTCGCCGCCTTCGGCGAGCTGCTGTCGCTGGAGCAGCACGCGCGGGCGCTGCGCGAGCAGGCCGCAGGAGGGCTCTGA